A genomic region of Solanum dulcamara chromosome 2, daSolDulc1.2, whole genome shotgun sequence contains the following coding sequences:
- the LOC129876504 gene encoding ribonuclease 3-like protein 3, giving the protein METNYNLDCLFGSMEIQPLSTFDQCENQYLSSGDNKETLEWKKFVEEVQEAVGYKFYNVNLLYQTFTHSSIHREHKFESYERLEYVGDSVLNLLIAKSHYFLHPDLPPGQLTRLRAANVDTEKLARVAVKYDLHKYLRHNKPLLKGQVEEFKDATLEYPLHSSGLIDPPKVLADVVESLIGAIYIDCNFSMDTTWQVVEGLLQPMVTLENLETHPVTKFYEACQRNRWSVKLIDTWERTGEIEIFVAGKFAGKGKFSGKKLIALNRAAHNAYCEIVKNLNVETTCDNGTCNETQN; this is encoded by the exons ATGGAGACGAATTATAATTTGGATTGTCTCTTTGGTTCGATGGAAATACAACCACTCTCTACATTTGATCAATGCGAAAATCAATATCTATCGAGCGGAGACAACAAGGAAACTCTTGAATGGAAGAAGTTTGTGGAAGAAGTACAAGAGGCGGTAGGATACAAATTCTACAACGTTAATTTGTTGTATCAAACTTTTACTCATTCTTCTATCCATCGAGAACACAAGTTTGAATCATATGAAAGGCTTGAATACGTGGGTGACTCAGTGCTAAATCTGCTGATAGCAAAATCACATTATTTTTTACATCCTGATTTGCCGCCGGGGCAATTGACTCGGCTGCGGGCTGCCAATGTGGATACAGAAAAACTTGCTAGGGTAGCCGTCAAATACGACTTGCACAAGTATTTACGGCACAACAAACCTCTACTTAAGGGTCAA GTAGAAGAATTCAAAGATGCAACACTTGAGTACCCATTGCATTCATCAGGGCTTATTGATCCTCCAAAGGTGCTAGCTGATGTAGTTGAATCCCTTATTGGTGCCATTTATATTGACTGCAATTTCTCTATGGATACAACTTGGCAG GTGGTAGAAGGTTTGTTGCAACCTATGGTCACTCTAGAAAATCTAGAGACTCATCCAGTAACAAAATTCTATGAGGCTTGCCAAAGAAATCGATGGAGTGTTAAACTTATTGATACATGGGAAAGAACAGgagaaattgaaatttttgttgCTGGAAAATTTGCTGGCAAGGGAAAATTTAGTGGCAAGAAATTGATTGCCCTAAATAGGGCTGCACATAATGCATATTGTGAAATTGTCAAAAACTTAAATGTGGAAACTACTTGTGATAATGGTACTTGTAATGAAACTCAAAACTAA